The nucleotide window GTCCCCAATGCGGACGCCTGTGGGTCTTCCGCTCGCCCCTTCCCCTCGGGCTAGCCAAAAAGCGCGTGGGCTGAACGAACTGAGCGAACTGAGCGAACTGAACGAACTTAACACCGCCGCTGATTATCAAGGCGGGGGAAATTTCAGCTACGCCCCTTCGCCTCAGCCTTCTCGAAATTGTGTACGCCTGGGGTGCCCATGTAAggatgtacgtatgtatgcatgtgcgtATTTGTGTACACGcatgtgttttctttttttttttttttttttttttttttttcctttccgtgCTTGCGTGAAGCGTTTCACCCTCGCGCCGGGTCGCTCAACTCagggcggaaaaaaaaggtgcatatttatgtacGCACAAAAAGGGTCAGTGGGGATGCCGATGCGTTGTGTGGCTAGCTATGCGAACACACGCGCGGAGCTCACAGGGGCGAGGTTCTCCAAAGGGAGCGCTCCAAACGGAGTTCTCCAAGCGTAGTTCACATTCGCCTCGCTTCTCAGTGCACATTTCGCGCGGGAATAGTTCCCCCTTACCTCTGCCTCGCAGTCACCCCTCGGACGCAATTGAAAGGAAGCACATAAGCGCATCGCACTGCGCACACGAGCGCCTTCTCTTCAGTTGCGCGAATGAGCAGGCGGAAAAATCGCATCTCGGAAGTGAACCCCGAAATGTGCTCCATAAAGTTAGAGCGGTACTCTCCCGCAGCTTCACCTTTGTAAAAATGACGAGGCGCGTAATGTACACGATCCCTccctttgtctttttttattctttttaatttttttttttttttttttttgcaagtgCAAAATGTTAAAAGGTTATTTCGGGAAAGGCGCAAAAGGTGTACGGTGGGCAGGTGCATTTTAAGTAGCTCCTCCTCTGGCCTGCCCTTTGCAATTGCAGAGGAGGGGCAGCGTGAAGACAACGGTGTTACGATAGGGGAGGATGCACAGAAGGAAGCTATTTTATCTTCTTCGTAAATTTTTCCTAATATTACCAGGGGACACATGCGCGAAATGGGAAtggtgaaaagggaaaaaaacgccaagtggttttttttgcgtgtgAAGCGGTTCCACGCTCCCTTAGCTTAGCATACCTCAGCTTAACTCAACCCggctgcctccccccttcgcgcTTCAACCCTGCAGGAGCGTTGCTCAATTGGGAAAGAGGCCAGCGAAACGGCGAATTCGCcggaaaaataaagcgtAAAGATGCGAATGGCCCAGGGGCCAAATGGCAAGGTGAGAAGGTGAGGAGGTGATAAAAGGTGGGCGAGCTGAACCAGGTGGACCACCAGATATGGTTCGACTAGGTTAACACGGACTTCGCTTCGCCCCGCGCGGATACACACGAGGGGTTACAGCACACACCCGCGACAAGTGTAGCGAAAATGCTAACCGCGAAGGTAAGGTTGGTCCCctttacttttattattttttttttttttttttggaaccaCTTGGGAGGAAGTTCGCCCCCGAATTGAACGTACAACTTGCACATGACGCGAGTTGCGCTTTCCTCTGCtaggttttttttatcgcATACGGGAAGGTGGATGAGGGAGTGAACGAGCGTGTAAGAAGCGCGCAAACGTTTGCGTACATGAGCGTGTAAACTAGCGCGGAAAAGTTCGCGGAAACGTTCGCGGAAACGTTCGCGGAAACGTTCGCGAGAACTGTTCCCCTCCACTTTGCTCCTCTCCGCTTTTGCGCCGAGTGTGACGCTCCCGTATTGCTTGTTCCGGGCACTCCCTTCGAAGTGGCACGTATGTCAGATCGAGGGCTCCAAATGACGCGCGGGAGTTAGTGCGTTGCCGGTATAACGCGCAAAAGGGCTgacttttccaattttgaGCTTCTCCCAATTTTTGGCAaagtgtttattttttttttttttttcttgcaacttgctttttcattttggctagtcTGCCAAttagtaaatttttttttttttttctgcaattTATTGCCGTTCATACcttttttggctgtttttttttttttttttgctatttccccttttcgcggCCTTTTGGTACCcctattttccccccttcacgCTTAACACatccagttttttttttcttttcgcgcGCTTCGACTGGCAGTTTGAGGAAGAGACCCAAACGCGCGCAAGGAGGTTTAGCACATTTAAGGGTATATTTGCTCGAGGGCAGttttaaaaagagggaaaagcaGAAGGAACAAGATAtttgcctgacctgttcatgcGAATACGCGGCTGTGCAGGCGCTTTGGCATGCACATTTGTTGGAGCGCCGCGTGAAGCCTTCCGGCCGTGCGCGTACAAATTGTGCCATTGCGACCATTGTGATCGTTGCGAGGGAGCCGCGATCCACCCGCGACCCACCTGCGAGCCGCTTCTTTTCGCCAGTTAGCTCCTTTGGCGAGCTCCCAGGTTGGCCGCCATCGCCCGCCCAGCGCTGCCCACACCGCATCGCCAGACTAGTGTTGCCCCACCCCACTTCCAACTTCTCAacgcccccccccaaaatgctAAATTTCGGCGGAAATGGAAGGACCAGGCTAAGCGAAATGAACGTCCTGCAAAACGAAATGCAGGAGATAAACATAAACGACAGTGGCTCGAAGAACGACTACGACGATAGCACGTACAATGACGCGAGCACGTGCCACGATAGCAACATGGTGTGCAACGAGGGTGGCTGCTTTAAGGGAGAATTTACCCCCATAAGGAACGATCACAGCAATTCGTTTAGCGAGGGAACAGGTGTAACCGAGGAAGAAACGGAGGAGGAGTCAAGCGGGTACGATGACAAGCAGTCAAAAGAAGTGCTCAATTGCGATTATTGCAACAAGCATGTGTACGCACAGGTGAAGACGTatacccccccctttgtgtaCCTACTCgtaatcattttatttctgctGATCTCTTTCTTCACcatatttttacttcctcTATTGTACTTAAcgtttaagcaaaaaaaatacacgtgCCCGTACTGCGAGAAGAACTTAAAATCGAgcgaaaaattatttcaagtGAAGAGAGAAAATCAAATTTTAACTTTCCAATTCCCCAAATGTGCAATAATAATTTCTGCGAAATATTTGGCCCTATTTCTGtcgctaatttttttaattttttttttttacataataagAATTTCAAGCAATTTTAATTTGGACAATCTAGCCAAGGGTCCCTACATAACGGCTAGCTGGGTGGACTACCTGGAAGACTGTGGGCACAAATCACaattaagaaataaattcaaCAGCATACACAATTTTAAAAGCAAATATGATGGATACACAGTCATATGGTCCGGTCAGTTTCATCAAATAAAGGAGGGTTTTTTTAATAGCAATTCTTTGTTCATTCGAATGAACCCTTCGGAATATCGCTACGACAAACCAGACATCAGGGCCCTTTTCACGGACTCGCTAATTTCCCAAGTGGAAAGTTTACAGAAAAATGATGTGATCGAATTTGAATGTACTCTTATACAgattagcaaaaataaaaaccccCATCTGTGCATCCTGTGG belongs to Plasmodium vivax chromosome 3, whole genome shotgun sequence and includes:
- a CDS encoding hypothetical protein, conserved (encoded by transcript PVX_000645A), encoding MLNFGGNGRTRLSEMNVLQNEMQEININDSGSKNDYDDSTYNDASTCHDSNMVCNEGGCFKGEFTPIRNDHSNSFSEGTGVTEEETEEESSGYDDKQSKEVLNCDYCNKHVYAQVKTYTPPFVYLLVIILFLLISFFTIFLLPLLYLTFKQKKYTCPYCEKNLKSSEKLFQVKRENQILTFQFPKCAIIISAKYLALFLSLIFLIFFFYIIRISSNFNLDNLAKGPYITASWVDYLEDCGHKSQLRNKFNSIHNFKSKYDGYTVIWSGQFHQIKEGFFNSNSLFIRMNPSEYRYDKPDIRALFTDSLISQVESLQKNDVIEFECTLIQISKNKNPHLCILWNVTLMEKSEQSNFNVVDFVKHLSILDMINSSSNANPFFMNLSNKGGEVKRSIKIVRLAPGGLSGGIGGSISGGIGGGLGDGLSDGDLFETPNLLHSNDEYVFNFGGGDHIKHSPTGVGSGSNFTFMQDVGSGGKFSLRDFVNRMGSKKSGVDFTDDEDDEEEEEEDYDYDSEGENDYDVDDIQALNNAYGHHSGGSFDPFNRGEFRAQGKKDGAEMPSFHKLNHGDDGAGLTTEERATEYQRDVHEEGAPGKAAGGAALGGVTNSEAPSNKEANHASPNSEAPSNKAANLAPPNSGGGEKSTQKDPSGGGPKDPPASEKRGRKIDQLAGDKKDK